The genomic region TACATAATCAAGACGTAGGTATATCGGATGAAGTCAAAAAAAGTTGCTCAAATTCGTATTGAAGGGACAGATCGCAAAGGGATCATTGCGGCCGTCACCCAATTTCTCTTTAAAAATCAGGTAAATATTGAAGATATTGATCAGCGCGTTCACGACGATTATTTGGTGATGACCATACTGGCTGATTACACCGATCTTAAGGGAACCTTGGGCTCTTTTATAAAAGAGCTAGAAATCTGCGCCCAAAGCGTTGGCACTAAATCCAAATTTATTCCGCTCGATAAAAAGCAGGTAAAAAACGTGGCTATCCTGGTTACTAAAGAAGACCATTGCTTAAAAGCTCTTATTAAACTCATCGCTAAAAAGAATTCGATGGGTAAAATTGTGGTGGCAATTGGCAATCATCCCGATCTCCAAGGCATTGCCCGCATGCACAACATCCCCTTCTTTCATGTGCCCTCCAAAGTAAAAAAGGAGCACGAAGAAAAAGTATTGGAGCTTTTAGATAAATACGACACCGATCTTGTTGTTTTAGCGCGCTACATGCAAATTTTATCGCCCGAATTCACCTTTAAATACGAGGGGAAAATCATCAACATTCATCCATCACTTTTACCTGCTTTTCCGGGGCCCAAATCGTACGAGCAGGCTTTTAATAAAGGCGTTGAAGTGGTGGGCGTTACCGCTCACTTTGCCACCATGGATTTGGATGAAGGCCCCATTATTGCGCAGGGCGCTTTTAATATTCATAAATCCAAGGATACTTTGGAAAATATTGTTAAAAAAGGACGAGCCCAGGAAGCGCGCGTGTTATGCCGTGCTGTGAACCTGTTTTTAAAAGATGCACTCTTCCTACGCCGCGGAAAAGTATTCCATGGCAAAAAAGAGCTGCTGGAAGCCGAAGAATAGCCGCTTTACTTTTTAACCTCTTTCCTTTACTAATCAGCACCATTAAATTTTAAACAGACTGATAGCACTTAGGAGCCACAAAAGTTATATTTAGAAAACTTTAAACTCCTAAGTGAAACGGCCCCCCATGAAAGTTAAAAAAGCAGTCATCCCGGCCGCGGGCTTTGGTACCCGTTCTCTTCCCGCTACAAAAGTGGTTCCCAAAGAATTATTGCCTATTGTTGATAAACCCGGCATTCAATATATTGTAGAAGAAGCCATCGCTGCCGGCTGCGAAGAAATTATTTTTGTCATTTCCAAAGGCAAAGAAAGTATTGCCGATCATTTTAAATCGCACCCTGCTCTTGAAGAACAGCTCACCAAAACCAACAAACAAGCCTTGCTCGAATCGATTACGGCTCTTAATAAAAAAGCGACGTATCGTGTGGTCTATCAAGATCACCCTCGTGGTTTGGGGCATGCCGTTTTGTGCGCCAAAGAAGCCGTGGGTAACGATTGGTTTTTTGTGTTCTTGCCCGACGATTTAATTTCTAACCCTGTTCCATGCGCCACCCAAATGTTAACACCACTTAACGATTACAACGCCGGCGCCATTGCAGTAATGGAAGTGCCATGGGAACAAGTAAGCATGTACGGAGTGGTAAAGGCACACCCACTTACAGCACACGTAGGTAAAATTGAAAGCGTTATTGAAAAGCCCAAACGTGATGTAGCTCCGTCTAATTTAGCTATTATAGGACGCTATCTGTTGCCACCCAGCATTTTTACACATTTAGAAAAAACCTCTCCAGGCGCTATCGGTGAAATTCAGCTCACCGATGGGCTTTTAAGTTTATTAAAAGACGAAGAACTCTACGCCTACCAATTTGAAGGCGAACGTTTTGATGTGGGCAACAAAGCCGGCTTTGTTGAAGCCAATATCCATTACGCCCTTCATCATCCCGAAACTAAAGACGCCATTCAAAAGTTTTTGGATTTGCAGAAAGAAAGATAATTCTTCTATATAAAGGAAGGAGCAAGCGGAGTAAACACCGGTTACCCGGTGAAAAAGGTAGACTTTTTACTGACCCCCGCTTGCTCTC from bacterium harbors:
- a CDS encoding formyltetrahydrofolate deformylase, which produces MKSKKVAQIRIEGTDRKGIIAAVTQFLFKNQVNIEDIDQRVHDDYLVMTILADYTDLKGTLGSFIKELEICAQSVGTKSKFIPLDKKQVKNVAILVTKEDHCLKALIKLIAKKNSMGKIVVAIGNHPDLQGIARMHNIPFFHVPSKVKKEHEEKVLELLDKYDTDLVVLARYMQILSPEFTFKYEGKIINIHPSLLPAFPGPKSYEQAFNKGVEVVGVTAHFATMDLDEGPIIAQGAFNIHKSKDTLENIVKKGRAQEARVLCRAVNLFLKDALFLRRGKVFHGKKELLEAEE
- the galU gene encoding UTP--glucose-1-phosphate uridylyltransferase GalU, yielding MKVKKAVIPAAGFGTRSLPATKVVPKELLPIVDKPGIQYIVEEAIAAGCEEIIFVISKGKESIADHFKSHPALEEQLTKTNKQALLESITALNKKATYRVVYQDHPRGLGHAVLCAKEAVGNDWFFVFLPDDLISNPVPCATQMLTPLNDYNAGAIAVMEVPWEQVSMYGVVKAHPLTAHVGKIESVIEKPKRDVAPSNLAIIGRYLLPPSIFTHLEKTSPGAIGEIQLTDGLLSLLKDEELYAYQFEGERFDVGNKAGFVEANIHYALHHPETKDAIQKFLDLQKER